The Solidesulfovibrio sp. genomic interval GCTGACGCCCGCGGCCGCTCTGGTCATCCCTACTGAGCGTCGGGAATGATCTGGTAGTAGGTCTTCTTGAAGACCTTGGTCTCCTTGGTGGCCGGATCGTACTTGGAGTTGACGAAGCACTTCCACTTGCTGTCGTCCAGGCCCAGGAAGTCGCCGCGGTAGTAGAAGCCCGGGTAACGGGTCTCTTCGCGGAACATGATGTGGGTCATGTGCAGGCGGACGGTCCACAGGCGGTGGTACTGCTCCCAGCAGCGCATGAGCTCGTGCAGGTCGCGGGCGGCCAGCTTCTGGCTGTCCTCTTCGAGGTACTGCAGGAGCTGGAAGCCGGTGTCCAGCAGGGTCTTGGAGGTCGTGTACAGGGTGGCGCAGCCTCCGCCGTACTCATCCGTGCACTTGACCAGGCGCATCATGAAGTTGTGCGGGCTGATGAAGTTCGGGTTGACAACCGGGTCGGTGGAAACGGCGACGTTGTCCTTGAAGGTGTGCCAGGGCTGGTAGATGGCCTTGGCCAGGTCGGCGGCGGTTTCGGCCAGGGTGGGCTTGAAGTCCTTGTGGTCGACGACCCAGCGGACCATCTGCTTGCCGGCGATACGGCCCTCGGCGTGGGAGCCCGAGGAGAACTTGTGGCCCGAGGCGCCGACGCCGTCGGCGCAGGTCCACAGGCCGTTGACCGTGGTCATGCGGTTGTAGACTTTGCCGTTGTCGGCCTTGATCTTGTACTCTTCCGGAACCCAGGCCTCGTCCGGACCGGAGACCCAGATGCCGCAGCAGCCGGAGTGGGAGCCGAGCAGGTAGGGCTCGGTCGGCATGATCTCGGAGCCCTTCTTTTCGGGCTCGGTGTCGGTGCAGGCCCAGAGGTTGGCCTGGCCGACGCACATGTCGAGGAAGTCTTCCCAGGCTTCGGACTCAAGGTGCTTCTGCTGCTCGGCGGTCAGGTTGGCGAAGGTGGCCTGGAGGGCGCCGGCGGTGTCCATGTAGATGGGGCCGCGGCCTTCGCGCATTTCGCGCAGCATCATGTGGTTACGCAGGCAGGTCGGGATGATGTGCCCCTTGGCGTAGCCGCGATCCTCGTAGGGCTTGAGCATGGCGCGGTTGGTGACGCAGTAGTCCTCGCCCTTGGCGTTGGTGGCCTTGGCCTTGAACAGCAGGAACCAGGCGCCGACCGGGCCGTAACCGTCCTTGAAGCGGGCGGGGACGAACCGGTTTTCCATCATGGTCATCTCGGCGCCGACCTGAGCGCACATGGTGTAGGTGGAGCCGGAGTTCCACACCGGGTACCAGGCGCGGCCCATGCCTTCACCGGTGGAGCGGGGGCGGTACACGTTGACCGCGCCGCCGCAGGCCACCAGGATGGCGTTGGCCTTGAAGACGTAGACCTTGTTTTCGCGGGTGGAGAAGCCGACCGCACCGGCGATGCGGTTGGGCTGCTTGGCGTCGAGCAGCAGCTTCACGATGAAGATGCGCTCCAGATAGCGGTCCTGGCCCAGGGCGTTTTTCGCGGCCTCGGCCACGATGCACTTGTAGGACTCGCCGTTGATCATGATCTGCCAACGGCCAGAGCGGACCGGCTTGGCGCCGGTGCGCAGGGAAACGCCGGCGGCGATGGA includes:
- the aprA gene encoding adenylyl-sulfate reductase subunit alpha, with protein sequence MPTIPVKDEPKGVALAEPELIEKDVDILMVGGGMGCCGAAYEVCRWADKVGGISVMLVDKAALERSGAVAQGLSAINTYLGENNADDYVRMVRTDLMGLVREDLIFDVGRHVDDSVHLFEEWGLPCWTKDASGHNLDGAQSIAAGVSLRTGAKPVRSGRWQIMINGESYKCIVAEAAKNALGQDRYLERIFIVKLLLDAKQPNRIAGAVGFSTRENKVYVFKANAILVACGGAVNVYRPRSTGEGMGRAWYPVWNSGSTYTMCAQVGAEMTMMENRFVPARFKDGYGPVGAWFLLFKAKATNAKGEDYCVTNRAMLKPYEDRGYAKGHIIPTCLRNHMMLREMREGRGPIYMDTAGALQATFANLTAEQQKHLESEAWEDFLDMCVGQANLWACTDTEPEKKGSEIMPTEPYLLGSHSGCCGIWVSGPDEAWVPEEYKIKADNGKVYNRMTTVNGLWTCADGVGASGHKFSSGSHAEGRIAGKQMVRWVVDHKDFKPTLAETAADLAKAIYQPWHTFKDNVAVSTDPVVNPNFISPHNFMMRLVKCTDEYGGGCATLYTTSKTLLDTGFQLLQYLEEDSQKLAARDLHELMRCWEQYHRLWTVRLHMTHIMFREETRYPGFYYRGDFLGLDDSKWKCFVNSKYDPATKETKVFKKTYYQIIPDAQ